The genomic region ATTCTCCATTGCGGCAACATCCCTCTTCATTCTCTGATACCTAGTGATATGTAACATGCATTTTACAGAACATGTGCCAAAGTAAGCAAAAGAGAAAGCATGTGCATTTTGGTTAAAGAGACATGTGCTTTGAATCAAACAACTAGCTTGGGGAAATGGGTTAAAGGCATTTCTCACATCACAGAAAGTACAGCGGCAGAGGTTTCCTTTGAGGAGGTCAAAAAACTGTCAATAATGTTCGAAAATAGCTAGCACTTACAGCTAATGTTTTTGTAGAGACCTTCGGACTACTCAATattatacaaataataataatagcctatgttttatatttgatctGTAAAATATATAGAAATGACCTCCTAGAGCCTCTCTGATGTCCTCCATGTTGGGCTGTGGTTTGTTCCTCAGTAAAGTGTACATGGACATCACCATGGCTGGAGTACAGAACCCACACTGAGATCCGTGGGCCTTGGCTATACACTCCTTGAAGAACATAGATCAGCTTCCCTTACAATGAATGGTGAGATCAACGTATAGGATTTAGGATCACAAaaccctatataaccctatagTAGGACCTACTTGAACCGGATGCAGTTTGGTCTTGGTGCTGCCGATACCCTCCACTGTTGCCACCGCAGCCCCATGCAGTGTGCAGATGGGCTGCAGACAGGCGTTAACAGTGTAGTGGCTAGGATCAGCGGTCAAGGATATTATAAGCAGTGCCGTCTCAAATGGAATAGAATAGTGTGACGCAAACTGAAGAAGATTCCAGTCATTATACCCCTAAACTGTGTTTCTCAGTCATTATATTTTGTGGTGGTGTTATTTAGTAAAATATTAAATGGTTTTCTTCCCACATATGGTTGCGAGGGCAGTATTAGAATGAAAGGATACAGAACTCTGTTGTGGAGTTGGTCTGGACACCATGACTATGCAGGCCCCACAGCCACCCCCTCCACAACCATACTTAGTCCCAGTTaaaagcactatatagggaagagatCCATGTAGATGATTTTGGCTAAGCATTTTGAAATGACTCACtgctactcaaccctgcaccttagaggctgctgccctatatacatagacatggaatcactggccactttaataatggaacactagtcactttaataatgtttacttactgctttactcatctcatatgtattaactgtattctattctactgtatttagacAATGCCACTCCatcattgctcgtcctaatatttatatatttcttaattccattattttacttttagatttatgtattgttagatactactgcactgttggagctaggaacaaaagcattttgctacacctgcaataaaatctagggcctcccgggtggcgcagtgtttaagggcgctgtactgcagcgccagctgtgccaccagagactctgggttcgcgccagTACCAcctgtgtataagatgtataaattgaaggtaaaagccgaagtgtttattagtttactccaattgggggattggtggtagggtttgcggggaataataataaaggtatattcttttaaaaagtatgtatgtctatataggtatgtgtatgtatatatgtgtatatgtatgcatgcatgtatggatatatatatttaccccaaaaatacatgggggattggaaattatgtagATAATTACTttgatggaagcaacattctttccgcaatattaagctgatccaccccttacttaaaaaaacttttttttttttaaagagtaggcaacaacacatctgtcaccctgatccttaacactggggcccctcagggttgtgtacttagtcccctcctgtattccctgttcacccacgactgcgtggccaaacacgactccaacaccatcattaagtttgctgacgacacaacagtggtaggcctgatcaccgacaacgatgagacagcctatagggacgaggtcagagaactggcagtgtggtgccaggacaacaacctctccctcaatgtgagcaagacaaaggagctgatcgtggacaacaggaaaaggtgggccgaacaggcccccattaacatcgatggggctgtactGGAGcgggttccttggtgtccacatcactaaagaactatcatggtccaaacatgccaagacagtcgtgaagagtgcacgacaaaaccttttccaggagactgaaaagatttggaatgggtccccagatcctcaaaaggttctacagctgcaccatcgagtgcatcctgaccggttacatcaccgcctggtatggcaactgctcagcatctgactgtatggcactacagatggtagagcgaacagcccagtacatcactggggccaagcttcctgccatccaggatcgacacaataggtggtgtcagaggaaagcccatcaaattgtcagactccagtcagccacgttatagactgttttctctgtggTCAAGCCATAAGACAATAAGacaacaattaataaaatcgccaccggacaatttacattgaccctccctcccctctcccttttgtacactgctgctactcgctatttattatctatgcatagtcacttcaccacCACCTACATGTAGAAATTacttcaactaacctgtacccctgcacactgactcggtaccggtgccactgtatatagcctcgttattcttattgtgttactttttattttgactttttattttagtatacttggtaaatattttcttaactcttcttgatctgcactgttggttaagggcttgtaagtaagcatttcacggtaaagtctacacttgtatttggcgcatatgacaaataaagtttgatttgatatgacatcgatttaatatttttttttatattaacaacaaatcaatacataaagcacatgagggaacacaagcatacatagattacaaacaatagacaatcgagctaggggcggggctgggggcggggctgggggcgggctagggggtacaatatcataTTACAAtaacacaaggaccttaagggacatgcatatacttacaattctaacagcttttttgttagtagagcatttaaccatcttaaaatacagttcaatttctttttgtagggtacggaaatgtggttttctgtttgtaaatgtacatttgtgtatatgaaatttggccaaaagaataatgaaattaattacataaaaatgtttcagcttatttctattgtatgtaaagaatccaaacagtacatctctccacaatagtgtaaaacctactgatgtcttgccacagttttcttacatgcatacaatgccaaaaaagatgcaacactgtttctgggtggtcattacaaaaggagcaatttgagttgatgttttccttaaacttcttcatatagtggttggcaggataatatttatgaataattttaaaggaaacttccctaattttgttaacaagtaggtatgtgtgtagcaacatccaaactttttcccaacagatattatcaataaatccattccaataaggcatgacataaggtatagatagatacaacatcctgctgaaacaaggatcgtatcgctctgttgttgaatggaccaaaagagaaagaaatctttcctactgatgagtcaacagggtcaatagaaggtaggctctgagggtcaggtcttgacacgttcctgaataacatagcaacacctgagggaatggcatctaaaacaatgaCATCGAAAATCAATTCACAGCAATTTGGTGggatgacatcattgatgtttgCTCAAAAGCTCTGAACTATCATTTGTGGCAGTTTAAATACCTTCGGAATTGACCAATGTCACATGGCTTGAACTTGACCATAATTTACACACATTATCAAGAAAGTTACATCATGACAAAGAAACATTTACATATACACTATAGAGCCGTATTTAAACACGCATGCGTACTTGCGAAAACCGGTCACTGGTTGGTTCcggaaataatatttttgttagGTCGATAGAACTGAAATCGGGTGTTTTGAATTTGTTCTTTCTCTAACCGTTTTTTTTATCTGCATACATTTCGGTAGGTGACCTGCACACTTTGCACATTCGGTAGACAATTTAATCTACAcgtgtctgtttaaactaataTGGGCTAGCTGGAGTTCTTTTTCAGGCAACTAAATGGCTAACAACGTTAGCTGTCATGTCGGAAGAACTGACTTTGTTAGATATGGCACGTTGAAACGCATGTTTTAATTAACGACCCACTGTAGAGACACCTAGTTGCCAAATCGACGTCCTTTGGTCCAAGTTTTGTTAGCATTACAGGAAATTGTAgcttgttagctaacgttagctgctgTGGGAGTTTCGCAGGTGCCACACGAACAAGCAAGGCCTGGCTGAACAGGCGCACCCGTGCTCACACTAAAGCCTACCATATTGGATGGCAACTAAGCAGGCTAGCTAACTTCACCTAACTACAGTTTGATTGTAACCTAGCTTTGTCACGATGAATATTAAACAATGTCAACTTTGCCAGTTATCCAAATTACCAGGTGTGGCTTGCTAAAAGATATCCAGAACAAGGCATAGCATAGCTCTGACTGGCTCGCATGGGCCTAACGTTAGGTAAATCCTGGTGGGCAAAGCACGTTTCCAACTAGCTATACATAGCCTGCTAATGTTTACTAGTTATCTTGACAGTGCTCAATCACAGACGTTAATGTTAAACTTTTCTCATCCAGAGTGTCTTTTATGAATAATCAAAAGCAGCAAAAGCCAACGCTAACCGGCCAGCGTTTCAAAACGAGGAAAAGAGGTAAGTTGGGCATCTTCTTTGTTGACCAATTGACCACTATTTTGGTTTCACCTTGCTATGTCAAAATGCTACCGGCAGTGAAATTCTGGCATGTTTTTCAACAGATGAAAAGGAGAGATTTGACCCTACTCAGTTTCAAGAAAGTATCGTACAAGGCTTGAATCAAACTGGCTCTGATTTGGAAGCTGTTGCAAAATTCCTTGATGCCTCTGGCGCCAAGCTTGACTACCGCCGGTATGCAGAGACACTCTTTGACATCCTGGTGGCTGGCGGAATGCTTGGTGAGTACAGATCTTTAAGTAGTGTTGAAAGTCAGTAACTTTCAGGGATCCCTTGCCTCCTTCCAAAGTCTCACCCATCGGACCTTCAACAATGTGTTTTTTGAGAAGGAAAGGGGATTCATGGAGAGTTTTAGAGGAAGTGTAGTGTTGGATGTCAGATTCCATACTGTTTGGAAAGCCACTGTTGTCCAGATCAGCACACATGACactttctttctcccccttcaCCTGACTGCAGCCCCAGGAGGTAGTATATCGGACGACCTGACCCGCACAGAGTTCTGCCTCTTCACGGCACAAGAGGACCTTGAGACAATGCAAGCATATGCTCAGGTAAGAGGATGTGGAAATAATTTCTTAGGGCAATGTATCTATATCCAACTATAGATATACATCTGTCAAGAAGCTCTACCCAGCTAATCAATGCTGTATAATAATGAATTTCCCACAATTTCCCATCTTCCTTTGTTTTGGACTTGTAGGTTTTTAACAAGCTGATCCGGCGTTACAAGTACCTGGAGAAAGGGTTTGAGGAGGAGATCAAGAAGGTGAGACAGTTGGTTTGAACTCCTGCTTGGTAGTTGTCACTGATGGAAGTTGCACATAATGGAACCTGCATGAGCTGTTTGAATGGGATTTTATTTTCGCAACAAAGAACTAAAACATTTACCCTGCAGGCTCATTATTTTATCTACTCCACAGTTGCTGCTGTTTTTAAAAGGGTTCACCGAATCCGAACGCAACAAGCTGGCCATGCTCACTGGCATTCTGTTGGCCAATGGAAACATATCAGCCGCTGTCATTGGAAGTCTCTTCAACGAGAACGTGGTCAAGGAGGGTGAGTGTCTGCCAGCCCACCACTATCTTTACCTGGACCTGTCCCAACAAGAGCTGCTTGTTTTCATTTTCACAAATGTTTTGGTTACGGTGggccctaatgaatatgaccctctTCACTGGATTTTTGTTAAATGGTCTCTGAAATGGACACAGTATTCAGTCAAACAACTTATTTTTTATCAATCCAATGTCTCTGAAATGTTTTTAGTTCATACAAATGAGTGATTTGAGTGCTGTTCATTGCAGGGTACCTGCTGCTTTGACTGTTGCTTTATGACTGTTTTACAGGAGTATCTGCAGCCTTTGCTGTGAACCTGTTCAAGTCCTGGATCTATGAAAGGGATATCAACGCTGTTGCTGTCGCTCTCCGCAAAGTCAGCATGGACAACAGGCTGATGGTAAAGCTACAATTCCTTACTCAATTcctcttattttttttattttttttttattttttgtgcCCCTTGAAGGATACCAATGCATATAGAAGTGGTGCTTTCCTCAACACAGATTAAAGGGATGGTTCTCCAAGTGACATACGCTTCCTTATAACATTTAATTGCGCTGCTGTTTAATTGGCTCTTAACCAATCgtgctgtttttttttatttttgcgtttaacttattttgtatgtAATGTTGCAGCTCTTATGACCGAAatgagcttctggacatcagaacagcgattactcacctggATTTGGACACAgaattttttctttaatgagttggacgagagggatttactccagacgcCCGAACATTGCCTCGTCCCTGTCGTtcacaacaggagaaagagacaaagattTTGCGGAAGGAGATcgggggtgccttgtgaggattaggcgacgagtggctaatctgcctttgtaTGTTGGTGTTTTTCATAGCTCTCTACATACCGCCACAGACCGATgcggcactaagaccacactcaatgagctgtataccaccataagcaaacaggaaaacgctcatccagaggcggcgctcctagtggctgggaaCTTTAATGCatgggaaacttaaatcagttttacctcatttctatcagcatattaaatgtgcaaccagaggggggggaggagactCTAGACCACCGTTATTCCACACAcagatgtgtacaaagctctccctcgccatcCATTTAGCAAATCTGACATTTTatcttgattcctgcttacaagcgaaTATtatagcaggaagcaccagtgactcggtcaattaaaaagtggtcagatgacaccgatgctaaactacaggactgttttgctagcagactggaatgtgttccgggattctttcgatggcattgaggagtacaccacatcagtcactggcttcatcaataagtgcatcgatgaggtcgtccccacagtgactgtacgtacatactagaggtcgaccgattacgatttgtcaacgccgataccgattattggaggaccaaaaaaagccgataccgatcaatcggacaattttttttttttttttatcaaatacGTTGTTTTTAAATTGTCATTACTACAAATAAATACAATCACAACAAtagtgaatgaacacttattttaacttaatataatacatcaataaaatcaatttagcctcaaataaataatgaaacatgttcaatttggtttaaataatgcaaaaacaaagtgttggagaagaaagtaaaagtgcaatatgtgccatgtaaaaaatgctaccgtttaagttccttgctcagaacatgagaacatatgaaagttggtggttccttttaacatgagacttcaatattccaaggtaagaggttttaggctGTAGTTAATAttgtatttataggactatttctctctaccatttgtatttcatatacctttgactattggatgttcttataggcactttactattgccagtgtaacagtatagcttccgtccctctcctcgcccctacctgggctcgatccaggaacacatcgacaacagccacactcgaagcagcgttacccatcgttCCACAAAAGCagcggcccttgcagcgcaaggggaataactactccaaatctaaaagcgagtgacttTTGAAacggtattagcgcacacccagctaactagctagccatttcacattggttacaccagccgtTAGGctgatgggcttgaagtcataaacaacgctgtgcttgcgaagagctgctggcaaaatgcacaaaagtgctgtttgaattaatgattacgggcctgctgctgctcagtcggactgctctatcaaatcagacttaattataacataataacacacagaaatacaagccttggTCATtcatatggtcgaatccggaaataTAATTTCGAAAAAAACAACacgtttatttcagtgaaatacggaaccgttctgtattttatctaacgggtggcatctcTAAGTCTAAAtgttcttgttacattgcacaaccttcaatgttatgtcataatacgTAAAAttctgcattcgcgtaacaggcaggcttctcgtggagtgcaatggttagagcgttggacttgttaactgtacggttgcaggattggatcccctgagctgacaaggtgaaatctgtcgttctgcccttgaacaaggcagttaacccaccgttcctaggccgtcattgaaaataagaatgtgttcttaactgacttgcctagttaaataaaggtataacaatatatatatatatatatatatatatatatatataaaaatatcgGAAATCGGCGCCctaaaatacagatttccgattgttgtgagaacttgaaatcagccctaattaatcggccattccgatttaatcggtcgacatctagtacataccccaaccagaagccatggattacaggcaacatctgcatctGGTTAAAGGgtagagctaccgctttcaaggagtgggactctaacccggaagcttataagaaatcccactatgccctctgaaccatcaaacaggcaaagcaccaATACAGGCTAAGAtcaaatcatactacaccggctctgatgctcgttggatgtggcagggcttgcaaactattacagactacaaagggaagcacagctgagaggcttgtcactgggcagctatcagatgagctaaataaattctatgctcgcttcgaggcaagtaacagtgaaacatgcatgagagcatcagctgttgcggacgactgtgatcacgctctccgcagtcGTCACGCTCTccgcaggtcaacattcacaaggccgcagggccagactgattaccaggacgtgtactctgagcttGCGCTGACCAACTcaagtcttcactgacattttcaacctctccctgtctaaggagactaaggagatgattgtggactacagcaaaaggaggaccgagcacacacccattctcattgacag from Oncorhynchus kisutch isolate 150728-3 linkage group LG5, Okis_V2, whole genome shotgun sequence harbors:
- the LOC109890665 gene encoding basic leucine zipper and W2 domain-containing protein 1-A-like isoform X1 encodes the protein MNNQKQQKPTLTGQRFKTRKRDEKERFDPTQFQESIVQGLNQTGSDLEAVAKFLDASGAKLDYRRYAETLFDILVAGGMLAPGGSISDDLTRTEFCLFTAQEDLETMQAYAQVFNKLIRRYKYLEKGFEEEIKKLLLFLKGFTESERNKLAMLTGILLANGNISAAVIGSLFNENVVKEGVSAAFAVNLFKSWIYERDINAVAVALRKVSMDNRLMELFPANKRSCEHFSKYFTDAGLKELSDFARNQEAIGSRKELQKELQEMMARGDNFKDIIAYVREEMKKTSISEQLMIGIVWSSVMSCVEWNKKEELVCEQSIKHLKQYSPLLKAFTSQGASEIILLVKIQEYCYDNIHFMKAFQKIVVLLYKADVLSEEAILKWYTEAHVAKGKSVFLEQMKKFVEWLKHAEEESESEEEEEN